The following are from one region of the Lytechinus pictus isolate F3 Inbred chromosome 4, Lp3.0, whole genome shotgun sequence genome:
- the LOC129258411 gene encoding Golgi-associated PDZ and coiled-coil motif-containing protein-like: protein MAALHWLDLLEKEFDKAFVDLDLVLGEIDPEQCDLTYEGRAKMTALSSAFAQLCHKAQTIFQNNAKLEAHILNMRADLCDTKASKVIMEKELHNQLLQLHAVQLQLHSNLGQNVDSEAIKKKLEGEMQTFKADSFKQVRLEAELDVMRKENAELRQHILGLQGEVYGARLAAKYLDKELAGR, encoded by the exons ATGGCGGCTCTTCACTGGCTGGATCTCCTTGAAAAGGAATTCGACAAGGCATTTGTAGACCTGGATTTGGTGTTAGGAGAAATAGATCCCGAGCAGTGCGATCTGACTTATGAAGGAAGGGCCAAAATGACTGCACTGAGCTCAGCATTTGCTCAGCTGTGCCACAAAGCacagacaatatttcaaaataatgctAAATTGGAG GCACATATTTTGAATATGAGAGCAGACCTGTGTGACACCAAAGCAAGCAAAGTGATAATGGAGAAGGAATTACACAATCAGCTTCTTCAACTCCATGCAGTGCAACTCCAGCTTCATTCCAACCTTGGACAGAATGTTGACTCGGAGGCAATCAAGAAGAAATTG GAAGGTGAGATGCAGACCTTCAAGGCAGACTCCTTCAAGCAGGTCAGATTAGAAGCCGAGCTCGATGTCATGAGGAAGGAGAACGCTGAACTCCGCCAGCATATCCTGGGGCTCCAGGGGGAGGTGTATGGAGCCAGGCTGGCAGCCAAGTACCTTGATAAGGAGCTAGCTGGCAGGTGA